The sequence below is a genomic window from Sphingobacterium sp. ML3W.
GCATGCTATGATTTGGTTATGGTAATCATCGGCGTAATTTGAATTGTAGGAGATGAAATCTTCCTGCATCAACGTAATGGCATTAATATCCTTTTTCCAACCTTTAGGTGTTGCTAAGCAAAACGAATCCTTAAACAGGGATAAGATCTGAAGATTTGTGGTAAATATCGGTGCACGTAATATTCCAAGATCCAGTTTACCGCTCTCTAATGCTTTTTTTTGCTTTTGAGAAGAGGTTTCATAGAGGTAAACATGTAAATAGGGGAACTCTTTCTTGATTTTTTTTAAAATATGTGCTAACATATTTTTTGGTGTTGAACTGATGTAGCCTAGCCTAAAATCGCCAGATATGGCATGGTGCAACTGCTTAGTCATCAGTTTAGCCTTCTCCAATTGTTGCATCAATTGATCGCATTCCTTTAAAAAATAACGACCTGCATTTGTTATTTCTACACGCTTGTTGTTGCGGTAAAACAAAATAACCCCCAATTCTTTCTCCAAATCTTTGATTTGAC
It includes:
- a CDS encoding LysR family transcriptional regulator, with product MELRHLHYFKAVAEELHFGRAAEKLHISQPPLTRQIKDLEKELGVILFYRNNKRVEITNAGRYFLKECDQLMQQLEKAKLMTKQLHHAISGDFRLGYISSTPKNMLAHILKKIKKEFPYLHVYLYETSSQKQKKALESGKLDLGILRAPIFTTNLQILSLFKDSFCLATPKGWKKDINAITLMQEDFISYNSNYADDYHNQIIACANRIGFHPQIAHECNTMHSILELVANGLGIAFAPTSVSQQQTELALDFHPLKEQDIQTEVILAYDHQSQHPVLQQFIDAIKEYYTP